From the Pseudomonadota bacterium genome, one window contains:
- a CDS encoding PilT/PilU family type 4a pilus ATPase has translation MAELLDYLKYMNQRDASDIYITAGLPAMFRIEGATEPYDEPPFTPEDTERIAASTMNEKQKVQFAEDFEQNLALYYPDIGRFRVNIFRQRGCAGLVIRQIKTEIKSLDAMGLPKIFKDIMMSKRGLVLVVGATGSGKSTTLASMIDHRNANQRGHIITIEDPVEYVHNHKQSVITQREVGFDTHSFYNALKNTLRQAPDVILIGEIRDSETMEDAITFAETGHLALGTLHANNANQAIERIMNFFPIERHL, from the coding sequence ATGGCCGAGTTATTAGATTATTTAAAATATATGAATCAGAGGGACGCCTCGGATATATACATTACTGCCGGTCTTCCTGCCATGTTTCGCATTGAGGGCGCAACAGAGCCTTACGACGAGCCCCCGTTTACGCCTGAGGACACGGAGAGAATAGCAGCCAGCACGATGAATGAAAAGCAGAAGGTTCAGTTTGCCGAGGACTTTGAGCAGAACCTTGCCCTTTACTACCCGGATATTGGAAGATTCAGGGTAAATATCTTCAGACAGAGAGGATGTGCAGGTCTTGTTATCAGACAGATTAAAACAGAGATAAAGAGTCTTGATGCAATGGGTTTGCCGAAAATCTTTAAAGATATTATGATGAGTAAAAGGGGTCTTGTGCTTGTTGTCGGCGCCACGGGAAGCGGTAAATCCACCACCCTTGCATCAATGATAGACCACAGGAATGCCAATCAGCGCGGACACATAATCACCATAGAGGATCCGGTTGAGTATGTCCATAATCACAAACAGAGCGTTATAACTCAGAGAGAGGTGGGTTTTGATACCCACTCCTTTTACAATGCTCTGAAAAATACATTACGGCAGGCGCCGGATGTGATCCTTATCGGCGAGATAAGGGATTCGGAAACCATGGAAGATGCCATTACATTTGCAGAAACAGGGCATCTTGCTCTGGGCACACTCCATGCAAACAATGCTAACCAGGCAATTGAAAGGATCATGAACTTTTTTCCTATAGAGAGGCATCTCC
- a CDS encoding type IV pilus twitching motility protein PilT yields MDVSELLIFMVENKGSDLHVSSGVPPVVRIHGDMMKIEVPPLDKDEVHNMIYDILNDQQRKIFEENLELDFSFALGDIARFRVNVFKQQRGDSAVFRTIPTQIPTFEELNLPKVFMDITRLEKGLVLVTGPTGSGKSTTLAAMVDLINREEKGHILTVEDPIEFVHPSKGCLVNQRELGPHTKSFSNALRSALREDPDVILVGEMRDLETISLALTAAETGHLVFGTLHTSGAPKTVDRVIDVFPAAQQAQVRSMFSESIQAVITQALFRRKDGKGRVAAFEIMIGNPAVRNLIREGKIAQIPSIMQTSRALGMQTMEASVTELVAKNIVTRDEVSFYLPKSAQ; encoded by the coding sequence ATGGATGTATCTGAATTATTGATTTTTATGGTGGAAAATAAAGGTTCCGACCTGCATGTCAGTTCAGGCGTGCCCCCTGTTGTAAGAATACACGGGGATATGATGAAGATCGAGGTGCCGCCCCTTGACAAGGATGAAGTCCACAACATGATATACGATATTTTGAACGACCAACAAAGGAAGATTTTCGAGGAAAACCTTGAACTGGATTTTTCTTTTGCCCTTGGTGATATTGCACGATTCAGGGTGAACGTTTTTAAACAGCAGAGAGGTGATTCTGCTGTTTTCAGGACTATTCCTACACAAATACCTACCTTTGAAGAGTTGAACCTCCCCAAGGTTTTTATGGATATTACAAGGCTGGAAAAAGGTCTTGTGCTTGTTACCGGCCCGACAGGAAGCGGAAAATCCACGACCCTTGCAGCAATGGTTGACTTAATAAACAGGGAAGAAAAAGGGCATATCCTGACCGTTGAAGACCCGATCGAGTTTGTCCATCCGTCTAAGGGATGTCTTGTCAATCAGCGTGAGCTTGGCCCTCATACAAAAAGTTTTTCTAATGCATTGAGGAGCGCCCTTCGTGAAGACCCTGACGTGATCCTTGTCGGTGAAATGAGGGACCTTGAGACCATCTCTCTTGCACTTACCGCCGCAGAGACAGGGCATCTTGTTTTTGGAACATTGCATACAAGCGGTGCCCCGAAAACGGTGGACAGGGTTATTGACGTTTTTCCGGCAGCCCAGCAGGCGCAGGTAAGGTCCATGTTCTCTGAATCCATACAGGCAGTTATAACACAGGCGCTTTTCAGGCGAAAAGATGGAAAGGGCAGGGTTGCAGCCTTTGAAATTATGATAGGCAATCCTGCAGTAAGGAACCTTATCCGGGAAGGCAAGATTGCCCAGATACCATCAATTATGCAAACAAGCAGGGCTCTCGGTATGCAAACAATGGAAGCTTCAGTGACTGAGTTGGTTGCAAAAAACATTGTAACAAGAGACGAGGTATCTTTTTACCTGCCTAAATCTGCACAGTAG
- the scpB gene encoding SMC-Scp complex subunit ScpB — protein MELKRIIEAVLFVSGRPVTLKGLNKKLEGCTGADIEGAMHELVAEYNYSDRALEIVEVSGGYQIRTKTDYKEWAKRFVKEKDVELTKSVLEALAIIAYRQPVTKREVDTLRGVDSSRAVKQLLERKFIEIAGRNEEAGKPIVFRTTNRFLEVYSLRRIEDLPTIKELEALER, from the coding sequence ATGGAACTCAAGAGGATTATAGAAGCTGTTCTTTTTGTATCAGGCAGGCCCGTAACATTAAAGGGGCTGAATAAAAAGCTTGAGGGATGTACCGGGGCTGATATTGAAGGCGCCATGCATGAACTGGTTGCTGAGTATAACTACTCGGACAGGGCGTTGGAGATAGTGGAGGTATCCGGCGGTTACCAGATAAGGACAAAGACCGATTATAAGGAATGGGCAAAGAGGTTTGTGAAGGAAAAAGATGTTGAGTTGACAAAGTCTGTCCTTGAAGCGCTTGCAATTATAGCTTATAGACAGCCTGTAACAAAAAGGGAGGTGGATACTTTAAGAGGGGTAGACTCATCGCGTGCAGTCAAGCAACTGCTTGAAAGAAAATTTATCGAAATTGCAGGGAGAAACGAAGAGGCCGGAAAACCTATTGTTTTCAGGACAACAAACAGGTTTTTGGAAGTATATAGCCTCAGGCGTATAGAAGATCTACCAACAATAAAAGAGTTGGAAGCATTAGAAAGATAA
- a CDS encoding tRNA dimethylallyltransferase, translated as MYGLFVAPKDADLREALQREYNEDPLKFYEKLKEIDREYALRISFRDKLRAVRAVEIFKSTGLRMSEWGHIHGFKESHYEVLKLGLKKERNELYPRINNRVDEMLNAGWVDEVKHILSMGYDEGLKPFSSIGYREILLYIKGLISHEDMVKNIKMHTRHYAKRQTTWFSKEKDVVWHEYTEDIEIIKITVSEFLKGWNSRGL; from the coding sequence ATGTACGGACTCTTTGTTGCCCCGAAAGATGCAGATTTAAGGGAGGCGCTGCAAAGGGAATACAACGAAGATCCTCTGAAATTTTATGAGAAGCTGAAGGAGATAGACCGTGAATATGCCCTCAGGATAAGCTTCAGGGATAAATTAAGGGCAGTCAGGGCAGTAGAAATCTTTAAATCCACAGGGTTACGCATGTCTGAATGGGGACACATCCATGGATTTAAGGAGAGTCATTATGAAGTTTTAAAGTTGGGGCTTAAAAAAGAGAGGAACGAGCTATATCCAAGGATCAACAACAGGGTTGACGAGATGCTGAATGCAGGATGGGTGGACGAAGTGAAGCATATACTTTCCATGGGATACGATGAAGGACTAAAGCCCTTTTCGAGTATTGGCTACAGGGAGATACTCCTTTATATTAAAGGTTTAATTAGCCATGAAGATATGGTAAAAAATATAAAAATGCATACGCGACACTATGCAAAAAGACAAACGACGTGGTTTTCCAAAGAAAAAGATGTTGTATGGCATGAGTATACTGAAGACATAGAGATTATAAAAATAACGGTATCGGAGTTTTTGAAGGGATGGAACTCAAGAGGATTATAG